Proteins encoded within one genomic window of Triticum aestivum cultivar Chinese Spring chromosome 2D, IWGSC CS RefSeq v2.1, whole genome shotgun sequence:
- the LOC123052972 gene encoding peroxidase 1: MASSRSLSSRSGAMLAGALLLLLSTASAVAQLGVGFYSKTCPHVEEIVRQEMLGILKEAPTLAGPFLRLHFHDCFVRGCDASVLIDSTDAASNPAEKDAPPNKSLRGFGAVQRVKDRLQSACPNTVSCADVLALMARDAVVLAGGPTWPVALGRRDGRVSIANETNQLPPPTSNFTRLSKMFGAKGLDAKDIVVLSGGHTLGTARCVSFTDRLYNFTGANNPADVDPALDAAYVARLRSQCRSLADNTTLAEMDPGSFLTFDAGYYRLVAKRRGILHSDSALLEHPTTRAYVERQATGLFAAEFFRDFAESMVKMGNVGVLTGEQGEIRSKCYAVNK; the protein is encoded by the coding sequence ATGGCCTCCTCAAGGTCTCTCAGCAGTCGCAGCGGCGCAATGCTGGCCGGCGCGCTGCTCCTGCTGTTGTCTACGGCCTCCGCCGTGGCTCAGCTGGGCGTGGGCTTCTACAGCAAGACGTGCCCGCACGTGGAGGAGATCGTCAGGCAGGAGATGCTCGGGATCCTCAAGGAGGCGCCCACGCTCGCCGGACCCTTCCTCCGCCTccacttccacgactgcttcgtccgGGGATGCGACGCTTCCGTGCTGATCGACTCCACCGACGCCGCCAGTAACCCGGCAGAGAAGGACGCGCCGCCCAACAAGAGCCTCCGCGGCTTcggcgccgtgcagcgcgtcaagGACAGGCTCCAGTCCGCATGTCCTAACACTGTGTCCTGCGCCGACGTGCTCGCCCTCATGGCCCGCGACGCCGTCGTACTCGCAGGAGGCCCCACGTGGCCCGTCGCGCTCGGACGGAGGGACGGCCGCGTGTCCATCGCTAACGAGACAAACCAGCTTCCCCCACCCACCTCCAACTTCACCCGCCTCTCCAAGATGTTCGGTGCCAAGGGCCTCGACGCCAAGGACATAGTCGTGCTCTCCGGCGGCCACACGCTCGGCACCGCGCGCTGCGTGTCCTTCACGGACCGGCTGTACAACTTCACCGGCGCCAACAACCCCGCCGACGTCGACCCAGCACTGGACGCCGCATACGTGGCCAGGCTGAGGTCCCAGTGCCGGAGCCTCGCCGACAACACCACGCTCGCGGAGATGGACCCCGGCAGCTTCCTCACCTTCGACGCCGGCTACTACCGCCTCGTGGCAAAGCGCAGAGGAATCCTACACTCCGACTCCGCGCTCCTAGAACACCCGACCACCAGGGCATACGTCGAGCGCCAGGCCACCGGCCTCTTCGCCGCCGAGTTCTTCCGCGACTTTGCCGAGTCCATGGTCAAGATGGGCAACGTCGGCGTGCTCACCGGAGAACAGGGCGAGATCAGGAGCAAGTGCTACGCCGTCAACAAATAA
- the LOC123052973 gene encoding peroxidase 1 encodes MARRQRVEAREMAALLTRLSLALAALLSGCAAQPGIRFGYYDKTCPGAEGIVFRETARIVRASPDLAASLLRLHYHDCFVQGCDASVLLDSADGSPTEKDAIPNASLRGFDAVARVKDKLEKACPATISCADLLALMARDAVVLSKGPSWPVALGRRDGRTSRAENCGELPPLYGNITVMIEVFAAKGLDVKDLVVLSAGHTLGKAHCSSFADRLYNGSIRSTDPTLDGRYADRLRMRCRGPGDSGAAAEMDAGSCGTFDTSYYRQVARRRGLLRSDAGLMEHPFTGAYVRRAATGRYDGEFFRDFRVSMAKMGAIGVLTGNQGKIRTKCNLVN; translated from the exons ATGGCTCGCCGCCAGCGAGTGGAGGCTCGAGAGATGGCCGCACTGTTGACAAGGCTGTCACTTGCTCTAGCTGCGCTCCTGTCTGGATGCGCGGCGCAGCCGGGCATCAGGTTCGGGTACTACGACAAGACGTGCCCGGGAGCGGAAGGGATCGTGTTCAGGGAGACGGCGAGGATCGTCAGGGCGTCGCCGGACCTGGCCGCGTCCCTGCTCCGGCTGCACTACCACGACTGCTTCGTGCAGGGCTGCGATGCATCTGTGCTGCTCGACTCCGCAGACGGGAGCCCCACGGAGAAGGATGCCATACCCAACGCGAGCCTCCGAGGCTTCGACGCCGTCGCGCGGGTCAAGGACAAGCTGGAGAAGGCGTGCCCGGCCACCATCTCCTGCGCCGACCTCCTCGCGCTCATGGCACGAGACGCCGTCGTTCTG AGCAAAGGCCCATCCTGGCCCGTGGCGCTCGGCCGGAGGGACGGCCGGACCTCCCGCGCCGAAAACTGCGGCGAGCTGCCGCCGCTCTACGGAAACATCACGGTCATGATCGAGGTGTTCGCGGCCAAGGGCCTCGACGTGAAGGACCTCGTCGTGCTCTCGGCCGGGCACACGCTTGGGAAGGCGCACTGCTCGTCCTTCGCCGACCGCCTCTACAATGGCAGCATCCGCAGCACCGACCCGACCCTGGACGGAAGGTACGCCGACAGGCTGAGAATGCGCTGCCGCGGCCCCGGCGacagcggcgcggcggcggagatggACGCCGGTAGCTGCGGGACGTTCGACACGAGCTACTATCGGCAGGTGGCCAGGAGGCGCGGGCTGCTCCGGTCGGACGCCGGGCTCATGGAGCATCCCTTCACCGGTGCCtacgtccgccgcgccgccactGGCAGATACGACGGGGAATTCTTCCGGGACTTCCGCGTCTCCATGGCCAAGATGGGCGCCATCGGCGTGCTCACCGGCAACCAAGGGAAGATCAGGACCAAGTGCAACCTTGTCAACTGA